Within the Nerophis ophidion isolate RoL-2023_Sa linkage group LG01, RoL_Noph_v1.0, whole genome shotgun sequence genome, the region GTTCATCTAGCTGTGTGATAATAACACATCACATCCTGCAACAATACAGACAAACCATTTCTAGAATATTTTGACTGTGTGCAGCAAATAGATGATACATACAATGGACAAGCCGGATATATTGCTGCTGTTAACTGGTGAACAGTCCCCTTGACATATAATGCTTCAAAGTATGCAGCTTCCCTCTGTCACAGATTTTTTAAATGAGTCACTGTATTTTAAATTGATCATTACAAAtggctaaatgaactaaaaatattAATAGTAAAGTTGTATTGGACACGAGATgtgaccaaaccaatcagagcatgCTGTTCAGTATTGTGTTCAATGATTGGCTTggcctcaggcagcattactttATTGAATTAAATGAGTATAAATAAAGGTGACTGTGGATGTTTTTCCATGGCTCTCATAATGTTAATAACCATATGTAGAAggtcataaacatgttttttatgctcTGACTATGAAATATTCTATCTATAATAAATGAATGCTACTTTGCGGGAGTTAATTTACCGCGGTCAGACCTGGATCCAAttaacaagctcagtgatgagctgaagacatgcacttctttggtaaggtttaagaaaaaattgaaaggtgaaataattgaaaattataaaatatagtaacaattactttcatcccattgatttttgatttttttttttaatgttgatgttccaggcaatctaatcttctgtgaaggtataggataggcaaatataagctttggcttcagcctattccttttttggtcattctttttcttttatttcgtgtgtaaatgtgcattattgtatacatataacatgtactgtaaaactgatcacacaaaatggttgattgatttgattgattatatgaccgaaataaacgtatttcattcatatttcattcattcattcaacagcGATAAACAAAACTTTagtgtatttgcatgtgtgtaGATggaattaacattttttttgtgtgttaatgtatttttttatgtgagTGTAATTTTAAGTGTGACTgttaattaattgtatttttctgtTTGAATgtagtagtatttgtgtgtgggtgtaattacattttttgtgttagtgaattttttttttgtgtgtgtgcgcgttaAGGTGGCTTTAACAAAAGGCCTGAAGGCAAGAGGTAATGTGGAAGAGTGGCTTTGCAAAGTGGAGGAGGCCATGTTTAACTCACTGCGACAGCTCAGCAAGGCGGCCATTGCAGACTACCAACTGCAGTCAAGAGAGGAGTGGGTTGTGTCTGGGTTTCCTTCGCAGGTACcgtatttacacatttacacacatcgTCAACTTTTCCTTCCTTCTTGCCTTCCTTCCACACATCATTATTTGCAAGGTCCACTCACTGTAAATGTACTTCCTGCACGTTTCTTTGATTGTGTATCTGCTCTATGCTAAGATAGTCACATACAACATGTGTCAAAGTCCATTTTAAAGATAAATGGTTATTCTTGAAGTATTACCCTGTCTTCCATCTTGTCCATCCTTTTGTTTTGTGCGATTCTCCACCAGGTAGTGCTGACGATCTCCCAGATGATGTGGTGCAAAGATATGGAAGCCTGTCTGGAGGGCGACCATGACCATTTTGCTGCCTTGCAGGCATTTGAGCTGACCAACTTtgatgtaagtcacagcagttaATCTTTCCTCATCATTACAAACCCAAAAAAAACAGAATGTAGTTGTCAACATGCTGTCCTTCTGCTTTTCAGAGGTTAAATGCTCTTGCAGCTTTGGTCAGAGGTCATCTGCCTTCCTTACACCGTAATATTATCACAGCCCTTATCACCATTGATGTACATGCACGTGATATAGTGACTGATTTAGTCCGACAAAAGGTACACTATTATATCCATATTTGGATTCAAATGTAAGTGTTATTCTTGTTATCAGAAAAGTGTTAAAGCTTAGGTCTGACCTTAGGTGGACTCCGGGGATAACTTTGAATGGCAGAGGCAGTTACGCTACTACTGGGACCTCGACATAGACAACTGTGTCGCCAACATGGCCTTATCCACTTACATTTATGGTTATGAATACCTCGGAGCCTGTCCTCGACTGGTCATCACTCCACTTACGGTAACAAGTGACACATAACATGTACGCGTGTGTAGCTCATGTACACCACACCACAGCGTCTGTTCATGCATGAATACTATTTTGATTGTATTAGTTTTGCCTTTTACATGTCATGTTGCTCTCAGTTTTGCTTGAACGAGAGCATGAAGAGCCATTTCTGACCTTTTCCAGTTAGGTAGAATAGCTGCAAAACACAACACagtttatttaatgttttaaagGAGACCTATGAGAATTTTTATCTAATGTACATTCAAAATACTTCCTAGTGGTCGAGCTAATATGTATTGTATACAACCTACTTTCTGCATATGTCTGCAAGATGTTCGTTTGTGGAGGCGTTCCAAGATTGCTAATGAAGCCAGCCCACCCTGTCCTAAAGTTTCAACATTTATCCTTCAAAAATGAAGTTTGTTAAATATTTATCTTGAAGAAAAACATCACCGCCATTTAACTTACCAAACACGGTCAAAAATCtatttcggtaacactttagtatggggaacacatattcaccattaattaattgcttattaacatgcaaattagtaacatattggctccgcTCCAGTTGTTGCCATGAAAGCCCTTGCGCCCTCATCTCCTGCTGAGTGGTTCTTTTCCAGGTGGCTCTAGGCCTTCCTCTCTTCCTCTTGCCTTGCGGGTTCCATGTTAGAGCATGTTTCGTGATTGAGCTTTTGTGTCTACGCAGTGTGTGACCAATCCAGTTCCATTTCCTCTTCCTGATTTGTGTTTCTATTGTTTCTTGTCTAGTGAGGTCCCACAGGTTGGCATTAGAGATGGAGTTAGGCCTGTAGATACCTAGGAGGCGACAGAGGCAGCGGTTGAAGAATGTCTGTATTTTGTTGAGTATGTTGGCGGTGATCTTCCAGGTTTCTGAACTGTAGAGTAAGGTGGATTTGATGTTTGAGTTGAACATTTTCAGTTTGGTCTTGAGTGATACGTTTTTTACTTTCCAGATTTTATTTAGGATAGTGAATGTAGTCCTTGCTTTTCCAATTCTGGCACTGACATCCTCCTCTGTTCCTCCGTCCATAGCAATAATGCTTCCTAGGTATGTTAAGGTGGCAACCTCGTCTATCTGGTTATGATCCATGTTTATTGGGGAGTTGTTCTTGTTGTTGaaggggaactttatcacaatttcaaaagggttcaaaacaataaaaatcagttcccagtggcttgttgtattttttgattttttttttcaaaatgttaccggttcctgaatatccctaaaaaaagctttaaagtgtttgattttcgctatttgcgatgcgactatccatttccctgtgacgtcatacagtgctgccaatgtaaacaaacaacggcgaataccacagcaagatatagcgacattagctcggattcagactcggatttcaacggcttaagcgattcaacagattacgcatgtattgaaacggatgcttggagtatgaaagtattgaagaagaaactgaagctattgagcgaatagctattgacgctattcatagccatagcgtggccgaatagctgcgttagcatcgccggtaaaaagtgcggaccaaacgatcaggacttttgcatcttgtgacactggagcaacttaaatccttcgattggtaagtgtttttttcgcattaaatgtgggtggaaggaaacgtaatatagttgcaaatgcatctgcaggttatccatacatctctgtgccatgtctgctttagcaccggcggtaaatagcatgttagcatcgactagcgtagcatgttagcattgattagctggcagtcaacatcaacaaaactcacctttgtgaatttgttgactttatcgttgcaaatgcatctgcaggttatccatacatctctgtgccatgtctgctttagcaccgccagtaaatagcatgttagcgttgattagcgtagcatgttagcatcaattagctggcagtcacgccgcaaccaaatatgtctgattaatacataagtcaacatcaacaaaactcacctttctgatttcgttgcaaatgcatctgcaggttatccatacatctctttgccatgtctgtcatcgccggtaaaatgtggagacactttggcgcattcaatgggggtctggtggcagacactttcgcatcttcgggccagtggtgcaacttgaatccctccctgttagtgttgttacaccctccgacaacacaccgacgaggcatgatgtctccaaagttccaaaaaatagtcgaaaaaacggaaaataacagagctaagacccggtgtttgtaataaattgaaaatgaaaatggcggctgtattacctgggagacgtcacgttctgacgtcagcgcaaaaagagcgataaacagaaaggcgtataattcgccaaaattcaccgatttagagttcggaaatcggttaaaaaaatatatggtcttttttctgaaccatcaaggtatatattgacgcttacatagatatggtgataatgttcccctttaatacgcATTAACTAAGTTTTTGATGTGTTGATTTTGAGTTCAAACAAAGCAGCTGTTGTTTCCAGTTGGCATGATTTCTTCTGCAAATGTTATTGTGTGTTTGCGAGGAGTGCTAAATCATCAGCAAAATCCAGGTCTTCCAACTGTTTAGTCAGGCCCCACTGTACGCCGGTTCGGTTattggttgttgtttgtgtcATGGTTCAATCTATACAGAGGATGAACAGGAAGGGCCAAAGCATGCATCCCTGCCGCACCCCAGTCAGGACCTCGAGGGGTTCTGACAGGCAGCCTTCGTGGAGGACATGACACTCCTCGGAAGGTGTTCTTGATAAGGTTAATCAACTTTGGGGGAATGCCACAGTGAGCCATCACTCTCTACAGCATCTCCCGAGCCACACTGTCAAAAGCCTTTTCAAAATCAATCAAGTTGACATAGACAGGAGAGTTCTATTCGATTGACTGTTCAATGATAATCCTGTGTGTGGCTATTTGATCTGCACAGGATCGATTGTTCCTGAAACCAGCCTGGTTTTCCCTCAGTTTCCCATCGACTTCCTTTGGAATTCTCTCCAGTAGGATGCGGTTGAGCACCTTCCCTGGCGATGAAAGCAGCATTATGCCTCTGCCTGAGGTCTCCTTTCTTGGGAATCTTGACAATGATGCCATCTCTCCAGTCTGATGGGACATTTTCTTCCTCCCAGATGGTTTGCATGAGTTTGTAGAGCATGCTTGTGGAGGTTTCGATGTCCTACTTTACGGCTTCAGCTGGGATCTCATCCAGCCCCTCTGCCTTGTCTTCTCTCAGGGCTCTGATGGCCTTCTTGATTTCTGTCTTGGTGGGAGGGTTGCAGTTTGTTCCCAACAGATCTGTGGCTGATGGGATCTCTGCTGTCAGTTGGGGGGGTTTGTCTATAGAGCAGTTCTCTAAAGTGTTCTGTCCATCCTTTAGTTGGTCCTCCTTGGTTGTGAGTAGTGTACcctgtgtgtttttaatctttgaTTGTGACTGTTGAAACTTGCCCATGAGTTTTTTTGGTCCTTTGAAATTGTTTTTCCCTGCTGCCTTCTCTGCCTGTTATGCCAAATCCTcaatgaactttttttttgtcctttctgacacttttcttaatttttttgtttgctgCCTCATATTTTTCTGTGCTTTGGCCTTTGTTGCTCTGGTTTTGCTTCTATTTAGTACCTCCTTTTTTTCCCTTCTCTCACCTACTTTCTTGAATGTTTGTTGTTTCCCTTCTCTCAACCACTTATTGACATGTCTCTTTCCATATTGTTTTCAGACTAATCCATTTATCTTCCACTGATGTGGGAGTTTCTTGCAGACCTTGTAGTGCTTGGAACGGGTTGTGTCGTGTGACTTAGTACAGTTCTGATGTGCCTATATCTTGAAATTGCTGAATGTTGAATTGAACTCTTCCTTCTCTATGTGTTCTGCGTTTTAATATTAGCTGGATTTTTGCTCTAACTAGGTGATGGGCTGATCCAGCGTCAGCTCCCCTTTTCACTTTGACATCCAGCAATGAGCGTCTAAACTTTTGGCTAATGCAGATGTGGTCGATCTGGTTTTCTGTTACATGGTCAGCAGAACCCCGGGTTTCTTTATGCACATCCTTGTGTTTGAAAATTGTCCCACCAATGACCAAGCATTTGTCTGCACAAAC harbors:
- the LOC133562540 gene encoding LOW QUALITY PROTEIN: uncharacterized protein LOC133562540 (The sequence of the model RefSeq protein was modified relative to this genomic sequence to represent the inferred CDS: inserted 5 bases in 3 codons; deleted 1 base in 1 codon; substituted 7 bases at 7 genomic stop codons) — translated: MRRYRLSLLGLYETSWLQXGQVKLASGESILYSGHSEDLASHTEGVAFMLSTEAKRALIIWEPINFRIITAVFQTTHKKINLHVVQCYAPTNDADDEIKVNFYNQLYHILETKKGKDIMILMGDMNAKLGGNNNGYEINMGRQGLGTMNENRERFAAVCADKCLVIGGTIFKHKDVHKETRGSADHVTENQIDHICISQKFRRSLLDVKVKRGADAGSAHHLVRAKIQLILKRRTHREGRVQFNIQQFQDIGKQQTFKKVGERREKKEVLNRSKTRATKAKAQKNMRQQTKKLRKVSERTKKKFIEDLAXQAEKAAGKNNFKGPKKLMGKFQQSQSKIKNTQGTLLTTKEDQXKGWTEHFRELLYRQTPPTTAEIPSATDLLGTNCNPPTKTEIKKAIRALREDKAEGLDEIPAEAVKXDIETSTSMLYKLMQTIWEEENVPSDWRDGIIVKIPKKGDLRXRGIMLLSSPGKVLNRILLERIPKEVDGKLRENQAGFRNNRSCADQIATHRIIIEQSIEXNSPVYVNLIDFEKAFDSVAREMLXRVMAHCGIPPKLINLIKNTFRGXCHVLHEGCLSEPLEVLTGVRQGCMLWPFLFILCIDXTMTQTTTNNRTGVQWGLTKQLEDLDFADDLALLANTQXHLQKKSCQLETTAFPFNNKNNSPINMDHNQIDEVATLTYLGSIIAMDGGTEEDVSARIGKARTTFTILNKIWKVKNVSLKTKLKMFNSNIKSTLLYSSETWKITANILNKIQTFFNRCLCRLLGIYRPNSISNANLWDLTRQETIETQIRKRKWNWIGHTLRRHKSSITKHALTWNPQGKRKRGRPRATWKRTTQQEMRAQGLSWQQLERSQYLFYLTGKGQKWLFMLSFKQN